A region from the Leptolyngbya sp. 'hensonii' genome encodes:
- a CDS encoding ssl1498 family light-harvesting-like protein has protein sequence MPYTTEEGGRLNNFAAEPKMYRAEPPTQTEKRNYIILGSVALALVSGLIFVAFSVSQIG, from the coding sequence ATGCCTTACACAACTGAAGAGGGTGGTCGTCTCAACAACTTTGCGGCTGAGCCTAAGATGTACCGGGCCGAACCTCCCACTCAAACTGAGAAACGGAACTATATCATTCTCGGTTCTGTAGCTCTTGCTTTAGTCAGTGGGCTGATTTTTGTGGCCTTCTCTGTTTCACAGATCGGTTAA
- the hppD gene encoding 4-hydroxyphenylpyruvate dioxygenase: protein MRINHIHFYVKDATASRNWFVNQLGLPLVAHQTTCDSHTDILSNGAIDILLSSAPGTTGPVAQYLREHPSGVADVAFTVDNLTATMEQAIHQGARVCQPIQVEWQPAGCLKWAQIAGWGSLCHTLIERQGITSPLPHLGSPLRSIPLPSRTADSLADADPQLTAIDHLVLNVAAGDLKAAVTWYETVLGFQARQSFTIQTEYSGLDSQVLVHPEGPIQLPINQPATVTSQIQEFLDLNRGPGIQHIALQTPDILTTVSALRQVGLNFLSIPATYYEGLQQEYAQILAESDWEAISTCQVLVDRQCQTIPAFLLQTFTQPVFEQPTFFFELIERQTYTAGGQFRQVEGFGAGNFRALFEAIEREQHQRQAVKSIRTSL from the coding sequence ATGCGGATCAACCACATTCACTTCTATGTCAAAGATGCGACAGCATCCCGAAACTGGTTCGTTAATCAACTGGGGTTACCATTAGTTGCGCACCAAACAACTTGCGACAGCCACACTGATATTTTGAGCAATGGTGCGATCGACATCCTGCTTTCCTCTGCCCCAGGCACAACAGGTCCCGTTGCCCAATACCTGAGGGAGCATCCATCAGGAGTGGCAGATGTTGCCTTCACCGTCGATAATCTGACTGCCACAATGGAACAGGCTATCCACCAGGGGGCCAGGGTCTGCCAGCCGATTCAGGTAGAGTGGCAACCCGCAGGCTGCTTAAAGTGGGCGCAGATTGCTGGTTGGGGATCCCTCTGCCACACCCTGATAGAACGCCAGGGAATAACCTCACCCCTGCCCCATCTGGGTTCCCCCCTCCGATCGATCCCTCTTCCCAGCAGGACCGCAGATTCACTTGCGGATGCAGACCCTCAACTGACCGCAATCGACCATCTTGTCTTGAATGTTGCAGCTGGAGACCTGAAAGCAGCAGTTACCTGGTATGAAACCGTTTTAGGGTTCCAGGCTCGCCAGAGTTTCACCATTCAAACCGAGTACTCTGGTCTCGACAGCCAGGTTCTGGTTCACCCGGAAGGCCCCATCCAACTACCGATTAACCAGCCTGCAACCGTCACCTCGCAAATTCAGGAATTTCTCGACCTGAATCGGGGTCCTGGGATTCAGCATATTGCTTTGCAGACTCCAGATATTCTGACCACGGTCAGTGCCCTGCGTCAGGTGGGTTTGAATTTTCTGTCTATCCCTGCGACCTACTACGAGGGGCTACAGCAGGAATATGCCCAGATCCTGGCTGAATCAGATTGGGAAGCAATTTCTACCTGCCAGGTGTTAGTAGACCGACAATGTCAAACGATCCCAGCTTTCTTACTCCAAACCTTTACCCAACCTGTTTTCGAACAACCCACTTTCTTTTTCGAGCTCATTGAACGTCAGACCTATACTGCAGGAGGGCAGTTTCGTCAGGTGGAGGGGTTTGGAGCTGGAAATTTTAGAGCTTTATTTGAGGCGATCGAAAGAGAGCAGCATCAGCGTCAGGCTGTGAAGAGCATCAGGACAAGCCTTTAA
- a CDS encoding response regulator transcription factor gives MAPAKILVVDDDPAIRNLIHRFLAKHNYQMESAEDGKTAMALFEQFNPDLVILDVNLPDANGYNLCQEMQGRTNVFVLMLTSRTDEADKIRGFSTGADDYITKPFSLGELGVRVEALLRRIRDIKPAEQQSLVFDKLAIDPVRREVTLNNQLVPLTALEFDLLHFLASHPGRVWRRAELIQQVWDYEYVGDQRVVDVHIGQIRKKIETDITQPALIQTVRGVGYKFEVPGMDGS, from the coding sequence ATGGCTCCAGCTAAGATTCTTGTGGTTGACGATGATCCCGCGATTCGTAACCTGATTCACCGTTTTCTGGCGAAGCATAACTACCAGATGGAATCTGCCGAGGACGGTAAAACTGCTATGGCCCTATTTGAGCAGTTCAATCCGGACCTAGTGATTCTGGATGTGAATCTTCCTGACGCCAATGGCTACAATCTCTGTCAGGAGATGCAGGGTCGCACGAATGTTTTTGTCCTGATGTTAACCAGCCGCACCGACGAGGCGGACAAGATCAGAGGGTTTTCAACCGGGGCAGATGACTATATCACCAAACCATTTAGCCTGGGAGAGCTGGGCGTTCGGGTAGAGGCCCTGCTGCGGCGGATTCGGGATATTAAACCTGCCGAACAGCAAAGCCTGGTGTTTGACAAGCTCGCGATCGATCCCGTGCGCCGTGAGGTCACTCTGAACAATCAGTTAGTGCCTTTGACCGCCCTGGAATTTGACTTGCTCCATTTTCTGGCCAGTCATCCCGGTCGAGTCTGGCGTCGGGCCGAACTGATTCAGCAGGTGTGGGATTACGAGTACGTCGGGGATCAGCGGGTTGTGGATGTGCACATTGGCCAGATCCGCAAAAAAATTGAAACAGACATCACCCAGCCTGCCCTGATCCAGACAGTCCGGGGAGTCGGGTATAAATTCGAAGTTCCAGGTATGGACGGCAGTTAA
- the dnaK gene encoding molecular chaperone DnaK, whose protein sequence is MAKVVGIDLGTTNSVVAVMEGGKPSVIANAEGFRTTPSVVAFAKNGDRLVGQIAKRQAVMNPENTFYSVKRFIGRRHDEVTHEATEVSYRVINDHGNVRLDCPTAGKQFAPEEISAQVLRKLIEDASKYIGETVTQAVITVPAYFNDSQRQATKDAGRIAGVEVLRIINEPTAAALAYGLENKENQTILVFDLGGGTFDVSILEVDDGFFEVKSTSGDTHLGGDDFDKKIVDFLAEDFKRTEGIELRKDKQALQRLTEAAEKAKIELSSVTQAEINLPFITATQEGPKHLDMTLTRAKFEELCSDLFDRCRVPVETAMRDAGLTKNDIDEVVLVGGSTRIPAVQELVRRLMGKEPNQSVNPDEVVAVGAAVQAGVLAGEVKDILLLDVTPLSLGVETLGGVMTKIIPRNTTIPTKKSEVFSTAVDGQTNVEIHVLQGEREMSSDNKSLGTFRLDGIPPAPRGVPQIEVTFDIDANGILNVRAKDKGTGKEQSISITGASTLPKDDVERMVREAESNASADRERREKVDLKNQADSLTYQAEKQLSELGDKVPAADKTKIEGQIKELREVVAKEDFDRMKTLTTELQQTLYTVGSNIYQQAAGAAGGPTTDEDPTPPPPGGGSKDDDVIDADFTESK, encoded by the coding sequence ATGGCAAAAGTTGTTGGAATTGACTTGGGCACGACCAACTCGGTTGTGGCAGTGATGGAAGGCGGTAAGCCCTCTGTGATCGCCAATGCTGAAGGTTTTCGAACCACCCCCTCGGTTGTGGCCTTCGCGAAGAATGGCGATCGTCTCGTCGGTCAGATTGCCAAGCGTCAGGCCGTCATGAACCCGGAAAACACCTTCTATTCAGTCAAGCGGTTCATTGGTCGTCGCCATGATGAAGTCACCCATGAGGCCACGGAAGTTTCCTACCGGGTGATTAACGACCACGGCAACGTGCGGTTAGATTGTCCGACTGCGGGTAAGCAATTTGCGCCGGAAGAAATTTCAGCCCAGGTGTTGCGGAAGCTGATCGAGGATGCCAGTAAGTACATCGGCGAGACGGTGACCCAGGCTGTGATTACCGTACCTGCTTATTTCAACGACTCCCAGCGTCAGGCAACCAAAGATGCTGGTCGCATTGCCGGGGTAGAGGTGCTCCGAATTATCAACGAGCCGACAGCCGCAGCTCTGGCCTATGGTTTGGAAAATAAGGAGAATCAGACCATCCTGGTCTTTGACCTGGGGGGTGGAACTTTTGACGTCTCCATTCTGGAAGTGGATGACGGCTTTTTCGAGGTGAAATCGACCAGTGGCGACACCCATCTAGGTGGGGACGATTTTGATAAGAAAATTGTGGACTTCCTGGCTGAGGACTTCAAGCGCACCGAGGGGATCGAGCTGCGGAAAGATAAGCAGGCCCTGCAGCGGCTGACCGAAGCGGCAGAAAAAGCCAAGATTGAGCTTTCCAGTGTGACTCAGGCTGAGATCAACTTGCCCTTTATCACAGCGACCCAGGAAGGCCCTAAGCACCTGGATATGACTCTGACCCGAGCCAAGTTCGAGGAATTGTGCTCGGACCTGTTCGATCGCTGTCGGGTGCCTGTGGAAACCGCCATGCGGGATGCTGGTCTGACGAAGAACGACATCGACGAGGTGGTTCTGGTGGGCGGATCGACCCGGATTCCAGCGGTGCAGGAACTGGTCCGCCGCTTAATGGGCAAGGAGCCGAACCAGAGCGTTAACCCGGATGAGGTCGTAGCCGTTGGTGCTGCGGTGCAGGCTGGTGTGCTGGCTGGTGAGGTCAAGGATATCCTGCTGTTAGATGTGACCCCCCTCTCTCTGGGGGTGGAAACCTTGGGGGGTGTGATGACCAAGATTATTCCGCGCAACACCACGATCCCCACCAAGAAGTCAGAAGTCTTCTCCACGGCTGTCGATGGGCAGACCAATGTGGAAATTCATGTCCTGCAGGGTGAGCGGGAAATGTCCAGTGACAACAAGAGCCTGGGAACCTTCCGGTTGGATGGCATTCCTCCGGCTCCCCGGGGAGTTCCTCAAATTGAAGTCACTTTTGACATTGATGCCAACGGGATCCTGAATGTTCGGGCGAAGGACAAGGGTACGGGTAAGGAACAGTCCATCAGTATTACAGGCGCTTCCACCCTGCCGAAGGATGATGTGGAGCGGATGGTGCGGGAGGCGGAATCTAATGCCTCGGCTGACCGGGAACGCCGGGAGAAAGTTGATCTGAAGAACCAGGCAGACTCTCTGACCTACCAGGCAGAAAAGCAACTGAGCGAGCTGGGCGATAAGGTTCCTGCAGCTGATAAGACCAAGATTGAGGGGCAGATTAAAGAGCTGCGTGAGGTGGTTGCCAAAGAGGACTTCGATCGCATGAAGACCCTGACCACGGAATTGCAGCAGACCCTTTATACCGTCGGCAGCAATATTTACCAGCAGGCTGCCGGGGCTGCTGGAGGCCCCACCACCGATGAGGACCCCACCCCTCCGCCTCCTGGTGGGGGCAGCAAAGATGACGATGTCATTGATGCCGATTTCACAGAAAGCAAATAA
- a CDS encoding CPP1-like family protein, with protein MSDQSPYQRLGITEDASFDEVQDAKERLLKHHAGDRGQQELIEAAYDAILMERLRMVQQGKIKVPDRIRYAEKLTQVPASFTPVPATQPPAWLRNLIDTPSRSHLIWSAGVYTVLGVASVLFAAATNSAILQLTLAFGIATCLYFLNAKEHKFGRAVLLTLAGLITGLLLGSALGSLIPPAVLQGEVLATLVTLLIFWVISSFLR; from the coding sequence ATGAGCGATCAAAGTCCTTACCAAAGGCTTGGGATCACTGAAGATGCATCATTTGATGAAGTGCAAGATGCAAAAGAGCGTCTGCTCAAACATCATGCTGGCGATCGAGGGCAGCAGGAGCTCATTGAAGCTGCTTATGATGCAATTTTGATGGAGCGCCTGCGGATGGTTCAACAGGGCAAGATTAAGGTGCCCGATCGGATTCGCTATGCTGAGAAACTCACCCAGGTTCCTGCCAGCTTTACTCCCGTTCCTGCAACTCAACCCCCGGCCTGGTTAAGAAACCTGATCGATACCCCCAGTCGGTCTCATTTGATCTGGTCGGCAGGGGTGTATACAGTTTTAGGAGTTGCCAGTGTCCTCTTTGCTGCCGCTACCAATAGTGCCATTTTGCAGTTGACCCTGGCTTTTGGGATTGCCACCTGCCTCTATTTTCTGAATGCTAAGGAACATAAGTTTGGTCGGGCTGTTCTCCTGACTCTGGCTGGTCTGATCACTGGTTTGCTTCTGGGAAGTGCCCTCGGTTCTTTGATTCCCCCGGCGGTTTTGCAGGGAGAAGTGCTAGCCACCCTGGTGACGCTTCTGATCTTCTGGGTTATTAGCAGTTTTCTGCGTTAA
- a CDS encoding RodZ domain-containing protein codes for MSQLDPTQLEQLKELGDYLRQQREEKNLRLEEVKAKTYIPLGILEALENAQVEHLPEPVFIQGFIKRYAELLGLDGVALARSFPVTPQSPISTTLVPLEDRSSPLEYKPVYTSYIVGAILIGLVVFFFPTLQSTLSSLNQVTQKLPARQTQPSATPDSARELPVASPVATAPIQVTLILTGESWLKVMADDKTQYEGVLSKGTQRTWSAQRKLTIETGNAGAVSVALNAGETKVMGAPGEVKRVTFKAGQTP; via the coding sequence GTGAGCCAACTCGATCCGACTCAATTAGAACAACTGAAGGAACTGGGGGACTATCTTCGCCAGCAACGGGAGGAAAAAAATCTTCGTCTGGAGGAGGTTAAGGCCAAAACCTATATTCCCCTGGGAATTTTGGAGGCCCTGGAAAATGCCCAGGTGGAGCATTTGCCTGAACCGGTGTTTATTCAGGGTTTCATTAAGCGTTATGCCGAACTGCTGGGTCTGGATGGAGTAGCGCTGGCCCGGTCGTTTCCAGTGACTCCCCAATCTCCCATCTCCACCACCCTGGTTCCACTGGAAGATAGGAGTTCCCCCTTAGAGTATAAACCGGTCTACACATCCTATATTGTCGGGGCGATCCTGATTGGTCTGGTGGTTTTCTTTTTCCCCACCCTGCAATCCACGCTCAGTTCCCTGAATCAAGTGACGCAGAAATTACCTGCCAGACAGACCCAGCCGTCAGCCACGCCTGATTCTGCCAGGGAACTGCCGGTTGCCTCTCCCGTGGCGACAGCACCGATCCAGGTAACCCTGATCTTGACCGGAGAATCCTGGCTGAAGGTAATGGCAGATGACAAAACCCAATATGAGGGGGTGTTATCGAAGGGAACGCAGCGAACCTGGTCTGCCCAGAGAAAGCTGACGATCGAAACTGGGAATGCCGGAGCTGTGTCTGTGGCTCTGAATGCCGGGGAGACCAAAGTCATGGGAGCTCCGGGTGAGGTGAAACGGGTCACGTTTAAGGCTGGGCAGACGCCCTAG
- a CDS encoding thiazole synthase — MQTLDKTPEQLRQDTPLTIAGRSFQSRLMTGTGKYQTFEQMRQSIAASGCEIVTVAVRRVQTNAPGHEGLAEALDWQKLWMLPNTAGCQTAEEAIRVARLGREMAKLLGQEDNNFVKLEVIPDTRYLLPDPIGTLQAATQLVKEGFAVLPYINADPLLAKHLEEAGCATVMPLGSPIGSGQGIRNAANIQIIIENATVPVVVDAGIGTPSEAAQAMEMGADALLINTAIAQAQNPMAMASAMGLATNAGRLAFLAGRIPVKDYASASSPLTGMVRS; from the coding sequence ATGCAAACCTTAGATAAAACCCCAGAGCAACTGCGGCAGGATACCCCCCTGACGATCGCTGGACGCTCCTTTCAATCCCGCCTGATGACGGGGACAGGCAAATACCAAACTTTTGAGCAGATGCGCCAAAGCATTGCGGCCAGCGGCTGTGAGATTGTCACTGTCGCAGTCCGCCGGGTGCAGACAAATGCACCCGGCCATGAGGGGTTGGCAGAAGCTCTGGACTGGCAGAAGCTCTGGATGCTTCCCAATACAGCCGGTTGTCAGACCGCAGAAGAGGCCATCCGCGTCGCTCGCCTGGGACGGGAAATGGCCAAGCTACTGGGTCAGGAAGACAATAACTTCGTCAAGCTGGAAGTTATTCCGGATACTCGCTATCTCCTCCCCGATCCGATCGGAACCCTGCAGGCTGCCACCCAACTGGTGAAAGAAGGCTTTGCAGTTCTGCCTTACATCAATGCTGATCCCCTGCTGGCCAAACACCTGGAAGAGGCCGGTTGTGCCACCGTGATGCCCCTGGGCTCCCCGATCGGATCGGGTCAGGGCATTCGGAATGCCGCTAACATCCAGATCATCATTGAGAATGCGACGGTCCCTGTTGTCGTTGACGCAGGCATTGGCACCCCTAGTGAAGCCGCCCAGGCCATGGAAATGGGGGCAGATGCCCTGTTGATCAATACCGCGATCGCCCAGGCCCAGAATCCGATGGCCATGGCCTCTGCCATGGGACTGGCCACCAATGCCGGACGACTCGCTTTTCTGGCCGGTCGCATTCCCGTCAAAGATTACGCGAGTGCCAGTTCGCCTCTCACGGGAATGGTCAGGAGTTAG